The Acidobacteriota bacterium genome includes a window with the following:
- a CDS encoding tetratricopeptide repeat protein, whose protein sequence is RQIESRIDRVVQKMADAQARRQQQDRENQQQQLQARARSLLTAGIGDYKAGNYQSAIDQLTQSVAIDPRQADAYFHIGASYLELKNIPKAQENFRKAIQLKPDYALAHLNLGILAQSDRNYDQAITHLRKVIDLGGVPGYSVDKLQGIIREMEVHKSFAVLINRSIAVEHKHFIGGCNGFLVFSADNLKYETNEAKHAFNVPIRSLKNVQFAKGDEFSFQVGDQKYKFSIQNANAYADISRLLPEYLKVLGK, encoded by the coding sequence CCGACAGATCGAGAGCCGGATCGACCGCGTCGTCCAGAAGATGGCCGACGCCCAGGCCCGCCGACAGCAGCAGGATCGCGAGAACCAGCAGCAGCAACTTCAGGCCCGCGCGCGGTCGCTGCTCACCGCGGGCATCGGCGATTACAAGGCGGGCAATTACCAGAGCGCCATCGACCAGTTGACCCAGTCGGTGGCCATCGATCCCCGCCAGGCTGACGCGTATTTCCACATCGGCGCGTCCTATCTCGAGTTGAAGAACATCCCCAAGGCCCAGGAGAATTTCCGGAAGGCCATCCAGCTCAAACCCGACTACGCGCTGGCCCACTTGAACCTGGGCATCCTGGCCCAGTCCGACCGGAACTATGACCAGGCCATCACCCACCTGCGCAAGGTCATCGATCTCGGCGGCGTCCCCGGCTACTCGGTGGACAAGCTCCAGGGCATCATCCGGGAGATGGAGGTGCACAAATCGTTCGCCGTCCTGATCAACCGGTCCATCGCCGTGGAGCACAAGCATTTCATCGGCGGCTGCAACGGCTTTCTCGTGTTCAGCGCCGACAATCTGAAGTACGAGACAAACGAGGCCAAACACGCGTTCAACGTGCCCATCCGCTCGTTGAAAAACGTCCAGTTCGCCAAGGGGGACGAGTTCTCGTTCCAGGTGGGCGACCAGAAGTACAAGTTCAGCATCCAGAACGCCAACGCCTACGCGGACATCAGCCGGCTGCTCCCCGAGTACTTGAAGGTGCTCGGCAAGTAG